The Streptomyces sp. NBC_00236 DNA window CGGTGCAGAAGTCGTACGCCGAGGAGCACGAGGCGCTCATCGAGGCGTTCCTGCGGAAGGACCCGGACATCGGGGTGCTGGTCAAGGCACATGTGCTCGGCTGCGCGCCGCGCGCCTGAGGCCGGGCGGCACACGCCAGAGGCCGGCGCGACACATCGTCGGGGCCCGGGGCCGCACACGCCCGAGGCCGGCGCGACACACCCTTGAGGCCCGGGGCGGCACACGCCTGAGGCCGACGCGCACCGCGGTGCGCATGTGTAGTGAGGGGCGCTCGCCTGTGCAGGTGAGCGCCCCTTTTGCCTGCTATATCCCGTCACTCCGTGCCCCGTTTCGCGGCACCCCATGCCACTTTCTTCATATCGAGAAGTTTTGCCTTTCATCCTTTGATCGATCATCGATCGGAGCCTTACAGTTCACTCCGCGGGCCCACCGGCCCCATCGCCCTGTCCTGCCAGTCAGGGACTTCTCCACCCCCCTCCTCACCGGAAGGCGGCGATCATGACCGACCCCGTAGGAAAGCTTCCGAGCGAGCTCGACCAGCTCCCGGACCGCGACCCGGAGGAGACCGCCGAATGGGCGGCCTCCCTGGATGCCGTCACCAAGGCCGCGGGCCCGCACCGTGCCGCGTATCTGATGCGCCGCTCGCTCCAGCACGCCGAGGGCGCCGGTCTCGCGCTGCCCAAGCTGCTGGAGACCGATTACGTCAACTCCATCCCCACCGCCGCGGAGCCCGCCTTCGACGGCGACCTGGAGATGGAATCGCGGATCACCGCGTGGAACCGCTGGAACGCGGCCGCGATGGTCACCCGTGGCTCCCGCTTCGGCGTCGGCGGCCACATCGCGACCTTCGCCTCGGCGGCCTGGCTGTACGAGACCGGCTTCAACCACTTCTTCCGCGGCAAGGAGGGGGACGGCTCCGGCGACCAGCTCTACATCCAGGGCCATGCCTCCCCCGGCATCTATGCCCGCGCCTTCCTCGACGGCCGGCTCAGCGAGCAGCAGCTCGACAACTTCCGCCAGGAGGCGGGTGGCGACGGTCTGCCGTCCTACCCGCACCCGCGTCGGCTGCCCTGGCTGTGGGAGTTCCCCACCGTGTCGATGGGCCTCGGCCCGCTCTCGGCGATCTACCAGGCACGCTTCAACCGCTACCTGGCCAACCGCAACATCAAGGACACGTCGAACTCGCACGTCTGGGCCTTCCTGGGCGACGGCGAGATGGACGAGCCCGAGTCGACCGCCGCCCTCGCCCTCGCGGCGCGTGAGCAGCTCGACAACCTGACCTTCGTCATCAACTGCAACCTGCAGCGCCTCGACGGTCCGGTCCGCGCCAACTTCCGCGTGGTGCAGGAGCTGGAGGGCGCCTTCCGCGGCGCCGGCTGGAACGTCGTCAAGACGCTCTGGGGCACCGCCTGGGACGAGCTGTTCCAGCTCGACACCACGGGTGCGCTGGTGCGCCGGCTCCGCGAGGTCCCGGACGCGCAGTTCCAGACGTACGCCACCCGCGACGTCGCCTACATCCGCCAGCACTTCTTCGGCGCCGAGCCCGCGCTCGCCGAGCTGGCGAAGCTCCTCACCGACGCGAAGATCGCGGAGTGCTTCCACTCCTCGCGCGGCGGCCACGAGGCCCGCAAGGTGTACGCGGCCTACCGGGCGGCGCTCGCGCACAAGGGTGCGCCGACGGTGATCCTGGCGCAGACGGTGAAGGGCTACACGCTCGGCCCCGGCTTCGAGTCGCGCAACGCCAACCACCAGATGAAGAAGCTGGACGGCAAGCAGTTCCGCGCCATGCGCGACCTGCTGGAGCTGCCGATCCCGGACTCGAAGCTGGACGAGGGCCTGGTGCCGTACGGCCACCCGGGCGCCGACTCCCCCGAGGTCCGCTACCTCCAGGAGCGCCGCGCCGCCCTCGGCGGCCCCGCCCCGGCCCGCCGGGTGCACGCGGTGGCGCTGCCGCAGCCCGAGGAGCGCGCGTTCGCCGCGCTGAAGAAGGGCTCCGGCAAGCAGGAACTGGCCACCACCATGGCGTTCGTCCGCCTGGCCAAGGACCTGATGCGGGACAAGGAAACCGGCAAGCGCTGGGTTCCGATCGTCCCCGACGAGGCCCGCACCTTCGGCATGGAGGCGCTGTTCCCGTCGGCCGGCATCTACTCGCCGCTGGGCCAGACGTACGATCCGGTCGACCGCGACCAGCTGATGTACTACAAGGAAGCCAAGGACGGCCAGGTCCTCAACGAGGGCATCACCGAGGCCGGCGCGATGGCCGACTTCATCGCCGCGTCCACGTCGTACGCGACGCACGGCGAGCCGATGATCCCGTTCTACATCTTCTACTCGATGTTCGGGTGGCAGCGCACGGGTGACCAGTTCTGGCAGCTCGGCGACCAGCTCGGCCGCGGCTTCGTGGTCGGCGCCACGGCGGGCCGTACGACGCTGACGGGTGAGGGTCTCCAGCACGCGGACGGCCACTCGCACCTGATCGCGTCCACGAACCCGGCGTCGCTCAACTACGACCCGGCGTTCGCGTACGAGATCGCGGTGATCGTCCAGGACGGTCTGCGGAGGATGTACGGCCCCGAGGCCGAGAACGTCTTCTACTACCTGACGGTCTACAACGAGCCGAAGCCGCAGCCCGCGATGCCGGAAGGCGTCGAGGAGGGCATCCTCAAGGGCCTCTACCGGTTCAAGGAGGGCACGCCCGCGAAGGCGGACAGCCCGCGCGTGCAGCTGATGGCCTCCGGTACGGCGATCCACTGGACCCTGGAGGCCCAGGAGCTGCTGGCCGCGGACTGGGGTGTCACGGCCGACGTCTGGTCCGCCACCTCGTGGGGCGAGCTGCGCCGCGACGCGCTGGAGTGCGACGAGGCGCTGCTCCGCGGTGAGCTGCGGGTGCCGTACGTGACCCAGGCGCTGGAAGGCGCACCGGGCCCGGTCCTCGCGGTCAGCGACTGGATGCGCCAGGTGCCGGACCAGATCAGCCAGTGGGTCGAGCAGGACTGGACCTCGCTCGGCACGGACGGCTTCGGCCTCTCCGACACCCGTGACGCGGCGCGCCGCCACTTCGGCGTCGACCCCCAGTCGATCACGGTCGCGGCCCTGGCCCAGCTGGCCCGTCGCGGCGAGGTGCCGGCGTCCGCGGTCAAGGAAGCCCGCGAGCGGTACGGGCTCTGACGGCCCGGAGGACGGGGCACGGGTCTTTCCCGCGCCCCGTCCTCCGCGTACGTCCGCCCCGCTCCGGCACCGGCTCTGTCCTCAATCGCCGGACGGGCTTGATGTGCCCACCCGTGCGCTGTCACGCGCGGCTGCACTCCGGCCTCGATCACGGTCAGGCCTGATCGGCCCGCCCGAACGCTGCCATGTCCGGCACCGGCCTTGTCCTCAAACGCCGGACAGGCTCGATTTGCGCACCCGTGCGCTGTCGTGTCCGGCCGCTGCTCGTACGACAGCCCCGTCCGGGCCGCCCTTCCCACCCGGCCAGGGCACATTCAAGCCCGGCCGGCGATTGAGGCCATCTTGGGAGCCGGCCGGCGATTGAGGCCACATCCAGCCCGGCCGGCGCTTGAGGCCGCCGCGCCCGGACCGGAGCCACACGCATCCCCCACCGCGGCCACAATGGCCGCATGCGTGCTGCCCGGCTCATCCGAATGGTGCTGCTCCTGCAGTCCCGCCCCGCCATGACCGCCGCCGAGCTCGCCCACGAGCTCCAGGTGTCGGAGCGGACCGTCACCCGGGACGCGCAGGCGCTCTCCGAGGCCGGGATCCCCGTCTACTCGGAGCGGGGCCGCGCGGGTGGGTACCGGCTCGTCGGCGGGTACCGCACCGGACTCACCGGGCTGGCCCGGGACGAGGCCGAGGCGCTCTTCCTCTCCGGCCTGCCCTCCGCCCTGCGCGAGATGGGTCTGGCCGACGCCGCGTCCGCCGCCCGGCTCAAGGTGTCGGCAGCCCTCCTGCCCTCCCTGCGGGACGCCTCCGCCGGCGCCGCCCGGCGCTTCCACCTGGACGCACCGGGCTGGTACCAGGAACCGGTTACACCGGAGCTCCTGCCCGCCGTGGCCGAGGCGGTGTGGGACGACCGGACGATGCGCGCCCACTACCGGCGGGCCGGCCGGGACACCGAGGTGGAGCGTGAGCTGGCCCCGTACGGTCTCGTCCTCAAGGCCGGCGTCTGGTACCTCTGCGCCCGTGCGGAGGAGGACTTCCGGGTCTACCGGATCGACCGCTTCACGGCCGTGACCGTGTCGGACACCCGGTTCGTCCGGGACGACAGCTTCGACCTGCCCGCGTTCTGGGACGCACGCGCGGCCCAGTTCGCCCGGTCGCTCCTGCGGGCCGAGGTGACGCTGCGGCTCTCGGAGGCCGGGGTGCGCAGGCTGCCGCACGCCGTGGACCGAGTCGCGGCCCGGAACGCGCTGGAGGGGGCCGGTGCGCCCGGGGCCGACGGGTGGGTCACGGTCACCCTGCCGGTCGAGTCCCTGGACGTCGCGTTCGGTCAGCTGCTGGCCCTGGGGCCGGAGTTGGAGGTGCTGGAGCCGGCCACGCTGCGCGGCAGGTTCGCGGCGGCCGCCGAAGCGCTCCACTCGCTCTATGTGAGGCCGTAAGGCTTCATTTCGGCGTCTGGGCGTGCATCGGCCCTCTTGGGGGCAGATGCTGGACCCGTGATGGACGAGACGGAATTCTGGGAGCTCATCGACAGCACTCGCGAGGCCGCCGACGGCGACCCCGAGGACCATGCCGACCTGCTCGTCGAACGGCTGGTGCAGCTCGATCCCGATTCCGTGCTGGACTTCGCGCGGCACTTCGAGGCCCGCTACAACCGGGCGTACCGCTGGGACCTGTGGGCGGCCGCCGCCGTGCTGCTCGGCGGGGCGAGCGACGACGCCTTCGACTACTTCCGCTGCTGGCTGATCGGCCAGGGCCGGGAGGTCTTCGAGGGCGCGGTGCACGATCCGGACAGCCTGGCCGAGCTCCTCGACGACTTCGACGACGAGCTGGACGGGGACGCGGAAGAACTGGGCTACGCCGCCGACGAGGCGTACGAGCAGCTCACCGGTGTGGTCGCGCCGGACCTCGGGCTGCCGCCGCAGCCGGTCGAGCCGGAGGGAACCCCGTTCGGCTTCGAGGACGACGCGGTCCTCGCGGCGCGGCTGCCCGAGCTGTGGCAGCGGTTCGGCGCCGGTTGAGGCGCGGCCGGCCCGGTCACGGGCCGAGCGGCCGGCCCATCAGCACGTCGTCCACGTAGCGCCCGCCCAGGAAGAACTCGCCGGGCAGGACTCCCTCGACGGTGAACCCCTCCGACTCGTACAGCGCGCGGGCGGGCGCGTTGTGCGCCAGTACCCGCAGGGTGATCCGGTTGGCGCCCTGGCCGCGAGCCGTACCGCACGCCGCGCGGACCAGCGTGCGGCCGGTGCCGCGGCCCCGTGCCCAGGCGGCCACGGCGAGGCCCTGTATCTGCCGGACGTGGGAGTTGCAGGCCAGCGGAGTGGGCGGCACGACGCGTATGTACCCGGCGATGACCGTCTCGCCCGCCGGGTTCACCGCGTCGGCCACCAGGATGTCCTGCGGCAGGTGCCGGTCGTCGAAGAACGGCGGGTACGGCGGCTGCGGGCTCGGGGTCACCGCGTGCAGCGTCGACCAGGTGCTCCGGTCGAGCTCCGCGAGAGCGGGGCCGTCGTCGAGGACCGCGGGACGGACAAGGGGCGCGGGAAGAGGGAAGGACTCGGCCATAAGCGTCACTGTGCCATGCGTCGCCTGCGGCATGTGGGGCAGGATGGACTCATGCCGCGACCTGTGCCGCACTCCCGTATCGCCGTCACCGGATCGACCGGACTCATCGGAGCGGCGCTGGTGCGTTCGCTGCGGTCCGACGGGCACGAGGTGGTCCGGCTGGTCCGGCGGCCTGCCCGGTCGGGCGACGAGGTGGAGTGGGACCCCAAGCGGGATTACGTGGACGTGGCCGGTCTGGTGGGCTGCGACGCCGTCGTCCATCTCGCCGGGGCCGGGGTCGGCGACCATCGCTGGACCGAGGCGTACAAGCGGGAGATCCGGGACAGCCGGGTGCTGGGCACGGCCACGATCGCCGAGGCCGTCGCCTCCCTGGACGTCCCGCCGAAGGTGCTGCTGTCCGGGTCCGCGATCGGCTACTACGGCGACACCGGGGACCGTTCCGTGGACGAGGGCGCGCCGCCCGGCGACGGGTTCCTGCCCTCGGTGTGCGTGGAGTGGGAGGAGGCCACGGCCGCCGCGGAGGAGGCCGGTGTGCGGACCGTGCACGCCCGCACCGGACTGGTCGTCGCCCGGGAGGGCGGTGCCTGGGGCCGGCTCTTCCCGCTGTTCCGCGCGGGGCTCGGCGGCCGGCTCGGCAACGGCCGGCAGTACTGGAGCTTCATCGCGCTGCACGACCACATCGCGGCGCTGCGGCACGTCCTGGACACCCCGGAGCTGTCCGGGCCGGTCAATCTGACGGGTCCGGCCCCGGTCACCAACGGCGAGGTGACGGCGGCGATGGGCCGGGTGCTGCGCCGGCCCACGCTGTTCACCGCTCCGGCGCCCGTACTGCGGATCGCCCTGGGCGACTTCTCCGAGGATGTGCTGGGCAGTCAGCGGGTGCTGCCGGGACGGCTGCTGGACTCCGGGTTCGCGTTCGCCTTCCCCGGGATCGACGCCGCCATCCGGGCGGCTCTGCGCTGACCCCGCCGCCCAGGCGCCGTCCTCCGTCGCTTCGTTCGGACGGACGTGCGACCCCGTGCAACGGTGCCCCGGCCCGCGCGCGACTGCGCAGAATCCCGCCACCCTCCTAGCCTCATGCCGAACTCGCGCATTCCGGGGGCCGGTTGAGGGCAAGAGCCTCCCACCAGTTGCGCCGACTCGGGGAGGGGCACGTGCTCAGCACGGCACACCACGCGGACGTCGTCATCATCGGGGCCGGGATCGCCGGCCTGTCAGCGGCCCACCGACTGACCAGTGCGGGAGTGAGCGTCAGCGTCCTGGAGGCCGGCCCACGGGTCGGCGGCCGGATGATGACCGACGAGGTGGACGGGTTCCGGCTCGACCACCTGGGCCCACTTCTCAACACCTCGTATCCGGAGCTGCAGGCGACGCCCGGACTCGACGGACTCGTCCTGCGGAACTTCGATCCCGGCGTGCTCGTCCACAGCGAGGGCCGCCGGTACCGGACCGGGGAGATACGCAGCCCC harbors:
- a CDS encoding DUF4240 domain-containing protein: MDETEFWELIDSTREAADGDPEDHADLLVERLVQLDPDSVLDFARHFEARYNRAYRWDLWAAAAVLLGGASDDAFDYFRCWLIGQGREVFEGAVHDPDSLAELLDDFDDELDGDAEELGYAADEAYEQLTGVVAPDLGLPPQPVEPEGTPFGFEDDAVLAARLPELWQRFGAG
- a CDS encoding GNAT family N-acetyltransferase; protein product: MAESFPLPAPLVRPAVLDDGPALAELDRSTWSTLHAVTPSPQPPYPPFFDDRHLPQDILVADAVNPAGETVIAGYIRVVPPTPLACNSHVRQIQGLAVAAWARGRGTGRTLVRAACGTARGQGANRITLRVLAHNAPARALYESEGFTVEGVLPGEFFLGGRYVDDVLMGRPLGP
- the aceE gene encoding pyruvate dehydrogenase (acetyl-transferring), homodimeric type gives rise to the protein MTDPVGKLPSELDQLPDRDPEETAEWAASLDAVTKAAGPHRAAYLMRRSLQHAEGAGLALPKLLETDYVNSIPTAAEPAFDGDLEMESRITAWNRWNAAAMVTRGSRFGVGGHIATFASAAWLYETGFNHFFRGKEGDGSGDQLYIQGHASPGIYARAFLDGRLSEQQLDNFRQEAGGDGLPSYPHPRRLPWLWEFPTVSMGLGPLSAIYQARFNRYLANRNIKDTSNSHVWAFLGDGEMDEPESTAALALAAREQLDNLTFVINCNLQRLDGPVRANFRVVQELEGAFRGAGWNVVKTLWGTAWDELFQLDTTGALVRRLREVPDAQFQTYATRDVAYIRQHFFGAEPALAELAKLLTDAKIAECFHSSRGGHEARKVYAAYRAALAHKGAPTVILAQTVKGYTLGPGFESRNANHQMKKLDGKQFRAMRDLLELPIPDSKLDEGLVPYGHPGADSPEVRYLQERRAALGGPAPARRVHAVALPQPEERAFAALKKGSGKQELATTMAFVRLAKDLMRDKETGKRWVPIVPDEARTFGMEALFPSAGIYSPLGQTYDPVDRDQLMYYKEAKDGQVLNEGITEAGAMADFIAASTSYATHGEPMIPFYIFYSMFGWQRTGDQFWQLGDQLGRGFVVGATAGRTTLTGEGLQHADGHSHLIASTNPASLNYDPAFAYEIAVIVQDGLRRMYGPEAENVFYYLTVYNEPKPQPAMPEGVEEGILKGLYRFKEGTPAKADSPRVQLMASGTAIHWTLEAQELLAADWGVTADVWSATSWGELRRDALECDEALLRGELRVPYVTQALEGAPGPVLAVSDWMRQVPDQISQWVEQDWTSLGTDGFGLSDTRDAARRHFGVDPQSITVAALAQLARRGEVPASAVKEARERYGL
- a CDS encoding TIGR01777 family oxidoreductase, whose amino-acid sequence is MPHSRIAVTGSTGLIGAALVRSLRSDGHEVVRLVRRPARSGDEVEWDPKRDYVDVAGLVGCDAVVHLAGAGVGDHRWTEAYKREIRDSRVLGTATIAEAVASLDVPPKVLLSGSAIGYYGDTGDRSVDEGAPPGDGFLPSVCVEWEEATAAAEEAGVRTVHARTGLVVAREGGAWGRLFPLFRAGLGGRLGNGRQYWSFIALHDHIAALRHVLDTPELSGPVNLTGPAPVTNGEVTAAMGRVLRRPTLFTAPAPVLRIALGDFSEDVLGSQRVLPGRLLDSGFAFAFPGIDAAIRAALR
- a CDS encoding helix-turn-helix transcriptional regulator, giving the protein MRAARLIRMVLLLQSRPAMTAAELAHELQVSERTVTRDAQALSEAGIPVYSERGRAGGYRLVGGYRTGLTGLARDEAEALFLSGLPSALREMGLADAASAARLKVSAALLPSLRDASAGAARRFHLDAPGWYQEPVTPELLPAVAEAVWDDRTMRAHYRRAGRDTEVERELAPYGLVLKAGVWYLCARAEEDFRVYRIDRFTAVTVSDTRFVRDDSFDLPAFWDARAAQFARSLLRAEVTLRLSEAGVRRLPHAVDRVAARNALEGAGAPGADGWVTVTLPVESLDVAFGQLLALGPELEVLEPATLRGRFAAAAEALHSLYVRP